TCATACCCTTCTTTCAGGATAATTGGAATTCGTTCTGGACTTATTCCCAACTTATGCAACAGCTCCTCCTGGTCACATAGCTCCTGACAAAGTACGATGTCGTTTTCTAGCAATTTGTCTTTTTCAGCTTTGGTAAGGGATGTCAGGCAGGTAATCGGGTATAAACCTGCAGCATCAATCATTTCATTTAAGCTACGTTTAGAGGGATAGTTCCAGCCAACCAGATGTAAGCCCGCGCAAGTACCATACTGAATGGCATCACTGGTAAACCGGGTATTGGTGACAACCCAACCCTGGTGGAATTTTGTGCCATGTCCTGGTATCAATAGCCACTGTTTTTCTATATCCAGAAAACGAGACTGGATATAGAGTGGAATCTTAACATCGCACCGGAACCCAGGCCGGTTGTGGAACTTGCACTCTACCATAAAATGCTGATCTCCCATCAAGGCTATCACATCAATCTCATGGCTAACACAATGTCCCTGTATGATTTGCCCTACCTGCACATCAAACCCCTGGTATTTCAAAATCGCTGCAACATATCTTTCAAAGGGAAAACCGGAGGGACCTAATTCCATGATAGCAGCCTTTAACTTGTATTTTCCAG
The genomic region above belongs to Pontibacter actiniarum and contains:
- a CDS encoding ATP cone domain-containing protein translates to MYIQKASGEKVPFSEGKLRKSLVKAGAGKKLANEIAHQIGKRLVPGTSTQQIYEDAFVLLAAESQPVAGKYKLKAAIMELGPSGFPFERYVAAILKYQGFDVQVGQIIQGHCVSHEIDVIALMGDQHFMVECKFHNRPGFRCDVKIPLYIQSRFLDIEKQWLLIPGHGTKFHQGWVVTNTRFTSDAIQYGTCAGLHLVGWNYPSKRSLNEMIDAAGLYPITCLTSLTKAEKDKLLENDIVLCQELCDQEELLHKLGISPERIPIILKEGYELCNNPAYQNT